One genomic segment of Clostridium estertheticum subsp. estertheticum includes these proteins:
- a CDS encoding L,D-transpeptidase family protein, whose translation METKVEKSTLGLIKKHKNIVVGIIISILTLLVIYFGMVIFFMNHFYFGSVINCINVSCESVEDVNKQMTTEINTYKINIKERGGKNEQIKAGEVGLKYNSDGKFNELKDRQNPYKWISSFFNIEDSKMIEGVKYDKNLLKKRVDKLTCFNSDYIIEPKNPSLKYTGNGYVIVGEVSGNKVNKDILYDNVTGAILNEKNTINLESINCYVKPSYTLNSPKVIEAKNKLNKYVFSKITYTFGGNKELLDGSEINKWLTVDKKFEVTFNEKEVEKYIDVLSQNYSTIGKDRNFVTSSGNAIKIGGGDYGWSINNVKETQALISIIKEGKTISKEPTYIQTALAHGKNDIGNTYVEIDLKAQHLWFYKNGSLIVQGDIVTGNIGSNHGTPDGIYRLKYKEKNATLVGQGYASPVDFWMPFNGGIGIHDASWRSVFGGKIYKSNGSHGCINSPYYLAKAIFDNIDTGSPVVCYS comes from the coding sequence ATGGAAACAAAAGTAGAAAAATCAACATTAGGATTAATAAAAAAGCATAAGAATATTGTTGTGGGTATTATAATTTCTATTTTAACTTTACTTGTTATATATTTTGGAATGGTAATATTTTTCATGAATCATTTTTATTTTGGTTCAGTAATAAACTGTATTAATGTTTCATGTGAAAGTGTGGAGGATGTAAATAAACAAATGACAACTGAGATTAATACATATAAGATAAATATAAAGGAACGAGGAGGTAAAAATGAACAAATTAAAGCAGGTGAAGTTGGTTTAAAGTATAATTCGGATGGTAAATTTAATGAACTAAAAGATAGACAGAATCCTTATAAATGGATTTCATCATTCTTTAATATAGAAGATTCTAAAATGATTGAAGGAGTTAAATATGACAAGAACCTATTAAAGAAGCGAGTGGATAAGCTTACTTGTTTTAATAGCGATTATATAATTGAACCTAAAAATCCAAGTCTTAAGTATACAGGTAATGGTTATGTAATTGTAGGTGAAGTGAGTGGTAACAAGGTTAATAAAGACATTTTATATGATAATGTGACAGGTGCAATACTTAATGAAAAAAATACAATAAACCTTGAGTCAATCAATTGTTATGTTAAGCCGTCATATACTTTAAATTCTCCAAAAGTTATTGAAGCTAAAAATAAACTTAATAAATATGTATTTTCAAAAATTACATATACATTTGGAGGAAATAAGGAACTTTTAGATGGTTCTGAAATAAATAAGTGGCTTACAGTTGATAAGAAGTTTGAGGTCACATTTAATGAAAAAGAAGTCGAAAAATATATAGATGTACTTTCCCAAAATTACAGTACAATTGGCAAGGATAGAAATTTTGTTACATCATCAGGAAACGCAATAAAAATAGGTGGGGGTGATTATGGCTGGTCTATTAATAATGTTAAAGAAACGCAAGCTTTGATTTCAATAATAAAGGAAGGAAAAACTATATCTAAAGAACCCACATATATTCAAACTGCTTTAGCTCATGGCAAAAATGATATCGGCAATACCTATGTAGAAATAGATCTGAAAGCGCAGCACTTATGGTTTTATAAAAATGGGTCTCTGATAGTTCAAGGTGATATTGTTACAGGTAATATAGGTTCTAATCATGGAACACCCGATGGTATTTATAGGTTAAAATACAAAGAAAAAAATGCTACTCTTGTAGGTCAAGGATATGCTTCCCCTGTTGATTTTTGGATGCCATTTAACGGAGGTATAGGAATTCACGATGCAAGCTGGCGAAGTGTGTTTGGAGGAAAGATATATAAGTCAAATGGGTCACATGGGTGCATAAACTCGCCATATTATTTAGCAAAAGCTATATTTGACAACATTGATACAGGTAGTCCCGTTGTCTGTTATAGTTAG
- a CDS encoding D-alanyl-D-alanine carboxypeptidase family protein yields the protein MKNKRFFILIILFLVSSMSLNVFAATVSENTTNVPTIYGKAAITVDVATGEIIYAKDVDKQMYPASTTKLITALLLAENRVKTDKIKYTQSAKIQPADSLNVNLHPIALNETMSSADVMDGLLMYSANDTAYMIADNVAGNPTNFMKMMNDKAAKLKMTKTHFVTPNGLHDPDHYTTPYDMSILARAAFSNPWVKESMNKKQKSISTSKGTIFKIENTNKLLGLNGCIGGKTGYTSKAGRCLVAFYERNGREIMGVVMGSEIYPNDTYVFNDMEKIINYSYTLKRTVLYVNNSVVKTEILKYKPLKFFGPDKTVSVPLVVKEDVSYYKNYANEKDLKENINLSDISISSLKGNESIGTLRLTQKGKVKTYKLYSAASSGALVKNDMPIYLMAGGILVLVLVGIVLIIRANNLNKRKRRRRKY from the coding sequence TTGAAAAACAAAAGATTTTTTATTCTGATTATATTATTTCTAGTATCTTCTATGAGTTTAAATGTTTTTGCTGCGACTGTTAGCGAGAACACTACAAATGTACCAACAATATATGGGAAAGCAGCTATCACTGTTGATGTTGCAACTGGCGAGATAATTTATGCGAAAGATGTGGACAAGCAAATGTATCCAGCAAGTACGACAAAGCTAATAACTGCACTATTGCTCGCTGAGAACAGGGTAAAGACGGATAAAATAAAATATACACAAAGTGCAAAAATTCAGCCAGCAGATTCATTAAATGTTAATTTACATCCAATCGCACTTAATGAGACCATGTCAAGTGCAGATGTAATGGATGGTTTATTAATGTACTCAGCAAATGACACGGCATACATGATTGCAGATAATGTTGCAGGAAATCCAACAAACTTTATGAAAATGATGAATGATAAGGCAGCCAAATTAAAGATGACTAAAACTCATTTTGTAACTCCTAATGGTCTTCATGATCCGGATCATTATACTACGCCTTATGATATGAGCATATTGGCTAGAGCTGCATTTTCAAATCCATGGGTAAAAGAGTCAATGAATAAAAAGCAAAAGTCTATATCAACCTCAAAAGGTACAATATTTAAAATTGAAAACACCAATAAACTTCTTGGACTCAATGGCTGTATTGGTGGAAAAACTGGGTATACTTCAAAGGCGGGGAGATGTCTTGTAGCTTTTTATGAAAGAAATGGTAGAGAAATTATGGGGGTTGTTATGGGATCAGAGATTTACCCAAATGACACCTATGTTTTTAATGATATGGAAAAAATAATTAACTATAGCTATACTTTGAAAAGGACGGTGTTATACGTAAACAATTCTGTTGTGAAAACAGAAATATTAAAATATAAACCGCTTAAATTTTTTGGTCCAGATAAAACTGTTAGTGTACCATTAGTAGTTAAAGAGGATGTTAGTTATTACAAAAACTATGCAAATGAAAAAGATTTGAAGGAAAATATAAATTTATCTGATATCAGTATTTCTAGTCTTAAAGGAAACGAGAGCATTGGAACATTGAGATTAACGCAAAAGGGAAAAGTGAAAACTTATAAGCTTTATTCAGCGGCTTCTAGCGGAGCTTTAGTAAAGAATGATATGCCTATATATCTTATGGCGGGTGGCATATTAGTTTTAGTTTTAGTAGGAATAGTGCTTATAATAAGAGCAAATAATTTAAATAAGAGAAAAAGAAGGAGAAGGAAATATTAA
- a CDS encoding mechanosensitive ion channel domain-containing protein — protein sequence MIKFLLDLGLKFEDVGVLIKIIITIFIIMIFHFLKKSICSFINKSNFDSLNTIKYKKTSTLSANILTAVTIIPIWMYESKDIFTFLGIFSAGLAFAFRDLVASFLGWLIINTHKPFKLGDRIKIGESLGDVVAIDWFYTTIIEVMENDNKTYGQSTGRITHIPNIQILTEDLINETNAFPFTWNELKISLTLTSNWREAKTILMSIADDKVGDIEREAKDSLNIASKTLPIYYENLSHTVYTSMESGSVCLNLRLICKARNFRNLQHALVEGILDEFAKHEDIELL from the coding sequence GTGATTAAATTTCTGTTAGATCTAGGTTTAAAATTTGAAGACGTCGGTGTATTGATAAAAATCATAATAACAATATTTATAATAATGATATTTCATTTTTTAAAGAAAAGTATATGTTCATTTATTAATAAATCAAATTTTGATTCACTTAATACAATAAAATATAAAAAAACGTCTACACTATCCGCAAATATCTTAACTGCTGTAACTATTATACCAATATGGATGTATGAGTCTAAGGATATATTCACATTTTTAGGGATATTCTCTGCTGGACTTGCCTTTGCCTTTCGTGATCTTGTAGCAAGTTTTTTGGGATGGCTTATAATTAATACTCATAAGCCCTTTAAACTTGGTGATAGAATAAAGATTGGAGAGAGTCTTGGAGACGTCGTAGCTATAGATTGGTTTTATACTACTATTATTGAGGTTATGGAAAATGACAATAAAACATACGGACAAAGTACTGGAAGAATTACTCATATACCAAATATACAAATACTCACTGAAGACCTTATCAATGAAACTAACGCATTCCCTTTTACTTGGAATGAGCTTAAAATAAGCCTTACACTTACAAGTAATTGGAGAGAAGCTAAAACTATATTAATGTCTATTGCTGATGATAAAGTAGGAGATATAGAGCGAGAAGCAAAAGATTCACTAAACATAGCATCAAAAACTCTTCCTATTTATTACGAAAATCTTTCACACACAGTCTATACTTCCATGGAATCCGGAAGTGTTTGTTTAAACTTAAGGCTTATTTGCAAGGCAAGAAATTTTAGAAACTTACAACATGCCTTAGTTGAAGGTATTCTAGATGAATTTGCTAAACATGAAGACATTGAATTATTATGA
- a CDS encoding AEC family transporter, producing the protein MNTINSQFVMSLSIILLGYFLKKVNILKESDGEVISRLIFNVTLPSIVINVFSTMTIDKSLLLVPVISFVFGLIMAAVALIVFKGESRREKGMLTMLVPSFNVGLFAYPIVESIWGRSGLKYFGMFDMGNSFIVFAVCYIIASIYSSSKGEVSYKNIFAKTMHSIPFLTYIITLAINLLGLSIPKPIIQITGILSKANMPLALLALGLYLSFSFKKTYLKNMAKIIALRYIIGFGVGILIYNLVPLDPMFKKTMLIGLILPISFTVIPYSVEFDYDTRFVGTVNNLTIIISFILMWAIIAFV; encoded by the coding sequence ATGAATACTATTAACTCACAGTTTGTTATGTCATTAAGTATTATTTTACTCGGATATTTTCTAAAGAAAGTAAACATTTTAAAGGAAAGCGATGGAGAAGTTATTTCCAGATTGATTTTTAATGTTACGCTTCCCTCCATTGTAATAAATGTTTTTAGTACAATGACTATAGACAAAAGCCTACTGCTTGTCCCTGTAATTAGTTTTGTATTTGGATTAATTATGGCAGCAGTTGCCCTCATTGTATTCAAAGGAGAATCAAGGCGAGAAAAAGGAATGTTAACAATGCTAGTACCTTCCTTTAATGTTGGTCTTTTCGCATATCCTATAGTAGAGTCAATATGGGGAAGGTCAGGGCTCAAATACTTTGGTATGTTTGATATGGGTAATTCTTTCATTGTTTTCGCTGTTTGTTATATCATTGCAAGCATTTATTCAAGTAGTAAAGGTGAAGTGAGTTACAAAAATATTTTCGCGAAAACTATGCACTCAATACCTTTTCTTACATACATTATTACCTTAGCTATTAATCTTTTAGGACTTAGCATTCCGAAACCCATTATACAAATTACAGGAATTTTATCCAAAGCAAATATGCCTCTCGCATTACTAGCACTTGGGTTATACCTAAGCTTCTCCTTTAAAAAGACATATTTGAAAAACATGGCCAAGATAATTGCTTTAAGATACATAATTGGATTTGGAGTGGGTATACTCATTTATAATTTAGTACCCTTAGATCCAATGTTTAAAAAAACCATGCTAATTGGTCTTATATTACCAATAAGTTTTACAGTTATTCCTTACTCAGTAGAATTTGACTACGATACTAGGTTTGTAGGAACTGTAAATAACTTGACAATTATAATAAGCTTTATACTCATGTGGGCGATTATTGCTTTTGTTTAG
- a CDS encoding SPL family radical SAM protein, giving the protein MKFISAKTIVSGYSDTNNNWFGNNYNMNIYKGCCHGCIYCDSRSDCYHIDNFDEVRAKENALALINHDLKSKRKTGVIATGAMSDPYNPLEKEYKLTRGALELINIYGFGVSIYTKSNLIRRDIDILSKIQTHSPVIINITITTCDDELCKKIEPNAPLSSKRFAAVKDLTTNGIFAGILLTPVLPFLEDNEENIGSIIRLAYESGAKFIYPSFGVTLRQNQRTWYYKKLDELFPTLKQKYINQYNNNYECNSAKAFELKQFFQKECDKLGLLYKMKDIIEGYRHGYGNTQLSLFD; this is encoded by the coding sequence ATGAAATTCATCTCTGCAAAAACAATCGTATCTGGTTACTCTGATACTAACAATAATTGGTTTGGAAACAACTATAATATGAATATTTATAAAGGGTGTTGTCATGGATGCATATATTGTGATAGTCGCAGTGACTGTTATCATATAGACAATTTTGATGAGGTGCGCGCAAAAGAAAATGCTCTTGCTTTAATAAATCATGATCTTAAATCAAAACGTAAAACTGGTGTGATTGCTACAGGTGCAATGAGCGATCCCTACAATCCACTAGAAAAAGAATACAAGTTGACAAGAGGTGCTCTAGAACTTATTAACATTTATGGCTTTGGCGTCTCCATTTATACGAAAAGTAATTTAATTAGACGCGATATAGATATTCTAAGTAAAATACAAACTCACTCTCCCGTTATAATTAATATTACCATTACCACCTGTGATGACGAACTATGCAAAAAAATAGAACCAAATGCACCCCTATCATCAAAGCGGTTTGCTGCAGTTAAAGATCTCACCACTAATGGAATATTTGCAGGTATACTTCTTACGCCAGTATTGCCATTTTTAGAAGATAATGAAGAAAATATAGGAAGCATAATACGCCTTGCATACGAGAGCGGAGCAAAATTTATATACCCAAGTTTTGGTGTAACCCTTAGGCAAAACCAGAGGACTTGGTATTATAAAAAACTCGATGAGCTGTTCCCTACTCTTAAACAGAAGTATATTAATCAGTATAATAATAATTATGAATGCAACTCGGCCAAAGCCTTCGAACTAAAACAATTTTTCCAAAAGGAATGTGATAAATTAGGTTTGCTTTATAAAATGAAAGACATTATAGAAGGGTACAGACATGGATATGGAAACACTCAGCTTTCCCTATTTGATTAA
- a CDS encoding MarR family winged helix-turn-helix transcriptional regulator: MGNEEMWIGYWLTKSVRLLNKFHDNKLQKYDLTSSQVAVLQKLWGEDGKTQKQLQENLGLTPASVSGILDTLANKGFIVRKHDEIDSRVNRIYLTLEGAKLEKLCHGIINEIEKTISDGFTCDEIKIFIAWTKKMHKNICKNDIKSNLK, encoded by the coding sequence ATGGGTAATGAGGAAATGTGGATCGGCTATTGGTTAACAAAATCAGTAAGACTTTTAAATAAATTTCATGATAATAAATTACAAAAATATGATCTTACCTCTTCACAAGTAGCAGTACTTCAAAAACTCTGGGGCGAAGATGGAAAGACTCAAAAGCAACTTCAAGAAAACCTAGGACTAACCCCAGCTTCAGTTTCTGGAATTCTAGATACCCTTGCAAATAAAGGTTTTATAGTTAGAAAACACGATGAAATAGATTCAAGAGTTAATAGAATATACCTAACTCTCGAAGGTGCTAAACTAGAAAAACTATGTCACGGCATCATTAATGAAATAGAGAAAACAATATCTGACGGTTTCACTTGCGATGAAATAAAAATCTTTATAGCTTGGACAAAGAAAATGCATAAAAACATATGTAAAAATGATATAAAAAGTAATTTAAAATAG